aaaccatggtccccaaaaaatcgttcttatgcAATAGCCTCCAGTGTTATTACGTGACCAAGGGGGTCGAGACTCGAGATACTAGTTTCAGGCCCATAATTATTTTGGATTCGAATCTCGAGTCGAGTGTGTCGGACATGCGGTTTTGGGACGGTGACGATCTTTCCAACGGAGCGCAGCAGAGCTCAAGGAAGGTGATCATCAAGACAAGCATCAGCAGCAAGGAACTCGACAAATTTTGGATATGGCAAAAAGCTGGGTTGATGCAGCTTGTGGAAGGGGTATGTCTCAAGTAGAAGGAATATCAGCGATAGAAAAGGATGATTTTTCTGGAGAGGAATGGCAGTATgtttcaagaaaaaataatagGCATCAGGCGTCATAACTCGGAAAAAGTCGAATGAGAAACGCGCCACCGAAACCGGAAAACTCGGAGAGATCACGGACGATATACAACTTatatctatttttcatcaaataacaCGACACATGCTTGAGAAGAAAAGGCATTCTTTCTTATAGAAAAGAATGCACCAAACATCACCATCTCTACTATTAGGCttacatcatgtttgttttttcctctatgtAGAGGCTAACCTCTATTAGCCTCTATATAGTGGTGGGTCCCATttatttggtgtttgttttttTCATTACCTCTACAAAGATAGAGGCAAATCTCTATCTATATAGAGGAAATCAAATAGCACCAATGAGGTGCTATTTTTGAGCCTCTACCTCTATTAAACCTTCAAATGACAAATATATCCTCGAACAAacttataatgtccaaaaataattccttaatttaaaatctaaaattttacatgtttcaagaaaagtgatactttcgcccgtttcagaaaaagggatattttcgcgctgtttcagaaaaaagtgatattttgctccgttgcaggaaaaagtgacactttagccccgtttcagaaaaagtgatacttcccccgtttcagaaaaagtgatactttcacgccgtttcagaaaaagtgatattttcgctccgtttcagaaaaagtgatattttcgctccgtttcagaaaaagtgatatttttgctccgtttcagaaaaagtgattttttccatgtttcagaaaaagtgattttttccatgtttcagaaaaagtgatattttttccatgtttcagaaaaagtgaaatttttgccccgtttcagaaaaagtgatattttcgttctgtttcagaaaaagtgatattttcgttctgtttcagaaaaagttatgtttttgccccgtttcagaaaaagtgatttttgccctgtttcagaaaaggtgatttttttttttccgtttcagaaaaagtgatactttcgcccgtttcagataaagtgatactttcgcccgtttcagataaagtgatacttttgcccgtttcagataaagtgatatttttgatccgtttcagaaaaagtgatatttttaccccgtttcagaaaaaagttatactttcgctccgcttcagaaaaagtgaacatctttggttgtattttctaatacatttttttccttttggaatttttgaacatctttggttgtaatggatattcatggattttttgaatattataaggataaaatgagaaatatataaaattgagtACACAATATAGAGTTGCTAGATAGTggtcaaacaaacatgattttaagagagattatatagtgatatttatatagatataaaggtaaacctctatatagaacactctacctatatagaggaaaaaacaaacgtgTTGTTAGTCATACGGGCTAGATGTTTAGCTGCTAGGTTGGCCCATCCACGTCAGCATGGACAACCTTCTAAATCCTGTGAGATGACGAATCTAGCAGCAAAACGCCGATGAGTGCACCGATGGGCGCTCAACGGTACGGCGTTAAATGAAAATTTTCCTTTGACTGAATCAAACAGCGCTTGATCCAGTCAACATCACTGTTTAGTTGTCACTTCTTGCATCTAGGACAAGACGTCATCTACGATTTTAGTTGTCACTTCTTACAACAACCCAAAACAACAGTAGGACAAGACGTCATCTACTGTTAGTTGTCACCTCCCAAAACAACAAGATTAGGTATGGGCCCGCCAAATAATCTTTTACTTTTACACGGACGATCCAAAATTATTTTGAGATGTAATCTCGTGTCCATGTGCGCCACATGTACATAGATATTCAGAGATTGTTCTCATTCTTCAAATTCCATATCTTTGACTTCAATCAAATTCCACATGAACGCCGAACTGTTTAGCTTTGATTCCATGCAATATTCGCACAACGCTGAATTGTTCAGCGTTTATatcactttttgagcgctgaacagTTCAGCATTTCAATTTCGTTGATAGTTAAACTGCGAGCagttgctaggagagagaagtagccaGATAGAGTGTTAAAttttttttcccacacttttttcttgatcTGCAAcattttttggccaatctagcatctcaatctagcccataagagTTAGTCTTATGCATTACCAAACTACCGACAACAAACTGCCTGTTTCTATTTCAATTGATTAATGAGCAAGTAATTTCTGCTTGCATAAAAGATAATGCACACATACTACATTCACAACTGCATGTATTGGTCCGAGAGAATAGTTATGCTAAATTGAGAAAACTCTAAATACATTTTCACTGAAGATATATTACCAACAAATGGATGGAGGACCTCTGCGCAGTCCTCAACTTGAGAGAAGCATGTAATTCCTGTTAAAAGAAAATGTACAATAGTGCATCTCCAATTTGAATGGAATCCTCTAAGAGGATTATTAcaccaaattgaaaaaaaactaCAAATATCTCCCTTCTGTCAACAAAAGATGATATGCCGTTGGAGGACTTTACACAGTCCTCGACACACAAGAGGGAGACATTACCAAGTGCATAATACTATTGATGTATTAAGCTCATCAAGGTACATTAATATTATAAATAAGAAAACTAGATATACACAACAAACTCTGACAAAGAATCCTCAAGCAAAGCATACTAGCTCATAACCAAATGGGCGAtcaacctaaaaatatcaaaactaATTATCACAACCATATTGTCAGCAGTTAATGATGGCTGCTCATAAGGGCTGCCAACTGGGGCTGCTAAACCTTCACCCTTTAAATGGACAAAAGGACCCATACAACCACCACGTTCCCCTGCAAATGAAAATCATTCTCTAATTTCTTCCTTCCTTCAGTAGTATAGTCAAAATGCAGTCATCTGAACTTAAATTTTACTGGCTAATTAACACTAACTATACAAATTTTCATTTACCCAGCTTTCAAGCAGATGAATCTCACTTAATTTCTAAATTGTTTCTAATTAGTAATTAGTTAATTGAAATGCTTTAACTAATAACCTTATCTAGTAAATAAATGATTGACAAAGAAGTCGTCTTACCGAAGTCCTTTGACGCCTTGCCTTGTTAAAAGGGTATGAACTTTGAAGAAGTCTATTCGACAAAAAATGGAAGCCCTGAACCACCAAGGACCGTAAACATGTAGATGGGTCGGCTGGTCTCACCGAATTCATAGTTCAGAAGAGGTCTTTCTGAAATCATCTCCATGTTGGAATACATCTCATCTAAGTTCCAAGATTTACCGTTTAACTAGATCAATATTATGGAGATCAATACTATAAATAGAAGAAACAGTTAGGGTACCTCATCATCAAAACCTTCTTCCTTCTTTTACACTTTCATCATTTTGAAGCCACAATGACAAACCACAAAGCTGCCACTTCCCTTCTTCAGATTGtatcctttctttctttcttcttgctAGCCACTTTTCCACACCCAATTCTGTCCACAAAAAGTTCAAAAGGCTTCGAGTTCCTAAAAAATCTAGAGGGATGCCAGAAAGGTCAGACAGTTAAAGGCCTGCGTGAACTCAAACTGTATCTCAAAAAATTTGGGTAGGCAGATGTCCATAAAAACCATAGACAGTATGAAAATTCTGACCGATTTGATGACATTTTAGCTTTGATGCCACGGTGAAACAGATGACTGTACCCAGATGTGGAATCCCGGACATCGTCAAGGGAAAAACTCCCATGAAATCAGGCAAGGAGGGGCATATTAGTGGAGGTAAAAGCAGCTCTCTCCAAACTGCTAAACCATTTATCTTCTTCCCAGGAATCCCTAAGTGGCCACTTTCTAAATCCCACCTCACCTATCGATTCAACTCTAGCATCCTAGTTACTGACACCAAGACTTTGAAAGCTGTCTGCTCAAGTGCTTTTGCAAGATGGGCAGAAGTGTCCCATTTTACATTTTCTGAAGCTGTTCATCCTCATCAGAAGCCTGATATTGTGATTGGATTTCACCGCGGTCATCATGGTGACATGAGCAGCTTTGATGGTGCTGGTGGAGTACTTGCTCATGCTTTTTCACCCAGAGATGGACGGTTTCATTACGATGCAGAAGAGAATTGGAGCACTTATCCGGTTCCAGGGCAATGCACAATGGACCTGGAAACAGTTGTGTTACATGAAATTGGGCATCTTCTAGGGCTTGGCCACAGCACAGAACCAAATGCAGTCATGTTCCCTAGCATCAGAGCTGGATCCCTAAAACGGAAACTGGATGTAGCCGATATTCGAGGTATACGTGCCTTGTATCGTATCCACCCATAATTATGATTACCATACATAGTAAAGATACAAAAGCAAAAGAAGTTTTGCAGATACATAAACTAGGTAAGTATATATGGTGGTGATCAGAGCAAATTCATTGGTCAATACTACTTGTCATGTTATCAATCTTTTACTTAACAGTTTACATAATAAGAGGGATGTACGTGTAAGAAACAACTTTCACAAAGAATTGTTTTATTTGGTTGTATTTCCTAAGAAAAGTAAAGAGAATTTTTAGTATGTTTTGAAATACTTGTTTCACAACTACAAACAGTCAATAATAACATGAACAACTAACCATGCAAAGTTACCGATATATCGAATCAGTAACATCATTCGACTGAAATCAAAATACTTTAAATCTCCATTTAGAACAATCTTTTCTACATTCAAAACAGCTTAGAAGTAAATCAGTTGAAGTCCACCAATTCTACAAACTAAGCAATTCAAAAATTACCTCACTAATGATTTCTAAATCCATTAACCTCAGACGACATGGGAACAATTACTAATTAGACCGCTAAATCAGTTTCCGGGCATAGAAAAATTGTCTACCAGTAACCTTTATTCCAGCATAtaaaggaaggaagaagaataagaatatgTTGCAGTAGCAATGAGTCCAACAACAAGAGAAGGAGATATTCATAACAAAAAAGTAACACATAGTATGTTAGATTTCTTTTTTTACATAGATAGATTTCTCGTTTTACTAATCAGGTAGAATTAGTACTTGCCATACATAGAGAATAACTAGGTAGTTATAAGCTTTCACATTTTGCAGGAGTTGATGAAGACCAGTTCACACTAACTCAATTTTCTCTTTGATTTGAAGGGGTAGCAAAATTGGGGATGTAAGGCTATTTCATATTTATGATGTTGAAACTACCATAATAACCTTACCTTGCTCTACTGGGCCGGGTCAAACGATAACCTCACTACAATTGGAGATCTCGTCTCACTTCACATTTGAGACCGAGAAACTCGGCGAGATCACGGCCGAGATACAACTTGAAAAGAAAATACATCCTTACTTATACAAGTGAATGCATCAAACATcactatctctacaaccattAGGCATTCCCAAACTATTGAGAACAAACTGCATGTTTCTATTTCAATTGATTAATGAGCATGTAATAATCTGGTTGCGTGAAAGATATTGCCCACACACTACATTCACAAATGCATGTATTCCTCTAAGAGAATAGTTAGTTACGCCAAAATGAGAAAACTCCAAATACGTTTTACTAGAAAAATTTTACTAACAAATGGATGGGGGACCTCTATGCAGTCATCGTCTTTAAGTGAGCATATAATTCCTGTTTGAGAAACACAAAATGTACAACACTACCTCTACAATTGCACGTAATCCTCTAAGACAATGATTTACACCATATTGGCAAAACAGCAAATACATTCTCAGTCAAGAAAAGATAATGTACTAACAAAGGGTTGAAGGACTGTGTAAGTTATCCACACAAAAAAGGGAGACATTATCAAGTGCATAATATTACTGATGTATTAAGTTCATCCAGGAACATATATCATTACAAATAAGAAACTAGACATACAGAACAAACTCTGGCAGATAAATTTTACTGAAGGTCAAGCATACTAGCACATAGTGAATTGGGAGAGAACTCCGATTACCCAAAGCCTTTTGTCCCGGAGCAAGTCCAGGGTAGGCTAGAGATCGAAGTGATtctatctcatagaagtatagcaGATTTTTACGCCGGCTTGCCAGAGCCTCGCCACAACCCACATAAGTGGCATATCACAACCATATTTTCAACAGTTAATAATGGCTGCTCAAAAAGGATGCCCACTGGGGCTGCTAAACCTTAACCCTTTAAATGGAAAAAAGGACCTACACAACCACCACTTAAATTCAGTTCGGC
The sequence above is a segment of the Papaver somniferum cultivar HN1 unplaced genomic scaffold, ASM357369v1 unplaced-scaffold_125, whole genome shotgun sequence genome. Coding sequences within it:
- the LOC113331621 gene encoding metalloendoproteinase 3-MMP-like, with translation MTVPRCGIPDIVKGKTPMKSGKEGHISGGKSSSLQTAKPFIFFPGIPKWPLSKSHLTYRFNSSILVTDTKTLKAVCSSAFARWAEVSHFTFSEAVHPHQKPDIVIGFHRGHHGDMSSFDGAGGVLAHAFSPRDGRFHYDAEENWSTYPVPGQCTMDLETVVLHEIGHLLGLGHSTEPNAVMFPSIRAGSLKRKLDVADIRGIRALYRIHP